In the Halosolutus gelatinilyticus genome, AGCCCGTATGGCCGAGTTCGACAACCCGTACGTCGACGAGGACCCGTTCGTCCGAGCCCACTTCGACTGCTTGGATTGCGGCGGAAAGCTCTGGGAGTACGCGATCCAGCGGCAGATGGTCTGCGAGGACTGCCGCGGCGTCTTCCCGTCGGAGCAGGTGTTCGAGGCGAGCGTCGAGGGGACGGCGGACTGAAGGGTGGATCGGGACGCCGATCGGCAGCGCGCTCGCGTTTTTCCGAGTCCGTCGACGCTGTTTCGTCGGGGGCTCGGATGCGGGGTAGGGATCCCGAGCGGCGAAACCGGCCCGTCCGCTCGAGCCGTCAGAACGGGTGCTCCCGCGCCGCGCGCCGAGGAATCTCCGTCACCGTCGTCCCTCCCGACGGCGAATGAGATGGATTTACGTGGGCTCGACGAGGAGTGTGACCATGGCGCGCGAAACAGATCTCGAAGCGATCGCAGCACAGCGTGACGACCTTCCCGACGCGTCCGACGTCTACGACGAGGACGAGACGATCCCGATCACCGAGGTGTTCGACGAGCGCTTCGTGCGGGAACGCACCCGGTACGACTCGTTCGACGAGCTGGTGCTGGCGAGTCCGAGCGACGCCGACTCGGCCGCGGACCTCGAGACGGTTCCCCACGGCGAGTGGCACGAGTTCATCGCCGAGACGACGGACTTCGAAGACGAGGAGGAGTTCGTGCTGGCCGGCCGCGATCACTGGGTCGCGAAGCGACTGGAGCTACGCTGACGGGCGCACCGATCGCCGGGTTTCGAATCGGACGGCCGGAGACCGTCGATATCCGCCGAAACGGACGAGAGAAGCGAAACCGCGTTCAGCCGGGAGACGGATCAGTAGCTCCCCGTCGAGACGATCGGCGGGGTGCCGTGCGGGCCGTACGGCGCGTCGTCGAGCCACTCGCCGGCGGCCTCGAAGTAGTCGGCCATCTCCGCGGCGATCTCCTTTCGCAACACCGTCACGGGGTCGTCGCCCTGGAGGTACTCGAGGGCCTGTCCGGCCGCCCCGATGTTGTACTCGGCGGCCTTCTCCCGGCGCGCGGCGAACAGCTCCACCTCGTCGCGGGCGACCGCCTCGGTCCTCGCGTCGATCGCGACGGCGACGGCCGACGCCGCCTCGTCGGCGTCCGCCACGCCGGAGTTCATTCCGCGGGCGCCGAAGGGCGCCAGCAGGTGGGCCGCTTCGCCGGCCAAGAGGACTCGACGGTGGTCGTCCACGAAGGAGTCCGCGTTCACCTGGAGGAACCGGTAGGACGACACCCACGACACGTTGTCCTCGTACCGCTCGCCCATGACGTCGCGGACGAACGTGCGCATCCGCTCGTCGCCGCTTAGCTCCTCGGGATCGTCGTCTTCGTAACACTGGATGTCGAGGCGCCAGCCGCCGGTAAACGGGACGAGCAGCACGTTCCGTCCGTCGGCCTCGGGCGCGTCGTAGTGGAACACCCGCTCGAGCGGGAGCGGGTCGTCCTCGACCTCGTCGACGTCGGCGATAATGAAGTGGTTCGCCGACTGGTCGCCCTCGAAGTTCACCCCGATCTCGTTGCGGACG is a window encoding:
- a CDS encoding FAD-dependent monooxygenase gives rise to the protein MSGITREAPVLIAGAGPVGMTAALALNARGVDATILEADPEGRDRSGSRAIYVHGSTLRTLERIHPGLGTDLVDEGLVWPTRRTLYRGTEVFNRTYDSPGGSGDIPHFTSVPQVVTERYMLDALDEAGIDVHWEAEVETVDSSPDGVRVETADGREWDCEYLIGADGGGSTVRNEIGVNFEGDQSANHFIIADVDEVEDDPLPLERVFHYDAPEADGRNVLLVPFTGGWRLDIQCYEDDDPEELSGDERMRTFVRDVMGERYEDNVSWVSSYRFLQVNADSFVDDHRRVLLAGEAAHLLAPFGARGMNSGVADADEAASAVAVAIDARTEAVARDEVELFAARREKAAEYNIGAAGQALEYLQGDDPVTVLRKEIAAEMADYFEAAGEWLDDAPYGPHGTPPIVSTGSY